The genomic window GCTTCGAGgaggagggcgagggcgagggcgagggggagGACAACCTCTTCGAGAAGGAGAAGCGCGACTACCTGTACTGCCTGCGCAAGGCGCTGACCGCCTACGGGCCTCGCCACGTGCTGCTGGTGGAGGATGACGCCCTCCCCCGGGAGGACTTCTTCCCGGTGCTGCGGGACCTGCTTGAGCGCCGGCTGCGGGGCCGGGAGGGGGAGCCCCTGTACGTCAAGCTGTACCaccccgagcggctgcagggctacCTGCACCCCGAGCCCGCCCGGCTGCTGGAGTGGCTGGGCCTGGGGGCCCTGGGGGGCTGGCTCTTGTCCGCCGCCCGCCGGCTGGCCACCGGCCGCTGGCCCCCCTGGCCGGCGGCCCTGCTGCTGGGCCTGTGGGCCATGCTGGCCGGCGAGCTGGGCGGCCGCCACTACCTGCTGCAGCTCCGCCGCCTCAGCCCCCAGCTCTACGCCCTCTCCCCCGCCAGCTCCTGCTGCACCCCCGCCaccctcttccccgccccctccgcCCGCCGCGTGCTGGCCTACCTGGGCGCCGTGCACTGCCGGCCCGGCTACGCCAAGGACACGGCGCTGTACGGCCTGCTGGGGGCCCAGGGCGAGTGGGCCCTGGTGCTGGAGCCCAACCTGGTCACCCACATCGGCCTCTACTCCACCCTGCGCGGGTTCGTGGGCAGCCCAGCCTCTgagccccgctctcccctctctcccccattcccccccctctccccttcctcctctccccttcccccccctctccccttcccccccctctccccttcccccccccctctccccttcccccccctctccccttccccccccctctccccttccccccctctccacttcccccttcccctctccccccttcccctctcccccctttccctctcccccctctctccccttcccccccctctccccttcccccccctctccccttcccacccctctccccttcccccccctctccccttcccccccctctccccttccccccctctccccttccccccctctcccccttccccccctctccccttcccccctctccccttcctcctctccccttcccccctctccccttcctcctctcccccttccctctcccccctcccctctccccttcccccctctccccttctccccttcccccctctccccttcctcctctcccctctccccccttccctctcccccttccacctcccctctccccttcccccctctccccccttcccccctctccccttccccccctctccccttcccccctctccccttcccccctctccccttccccccctctccccttccccccctctccccttccccccctctccccttccccccctctccccttccccccctctccccttccccccctctccccttccccccctctcccctctcccccattccctctcccccattccctctcccccattccctctcccccattcccttccccccctctccccttcctcctctcccccattcccttccccccctctccctctccccccttccccccctctccctctcccccttcccccttcccccctctccccttccccccccctctcccctctccccttcccccctctcccctcccccctctccccctccccccctctccccctccccccctctcccctccccccctctcccctccccccctctcccctcccccctctcccctcctcccctccccccctctcccctcccccccctctcccctaccccccctctccccttccccccctctcccctctcccccattccctctcccccattccctctccccattcccttccccccctctccccttcctcctctccccccttcccctctcccccattccctctcccccttcccccctctccttctcccccttcccccccctctccctctccccccttccccccctctccccccttcccccctctctccccttctccctctccccacttccccctctccccattccctctctccccctctccccttccccccctctccccttccccccctctccccttccccccctctccccttcccccctctccccttcccccctctccccttccccccctctccccttccccccctctccccttcccccctctccccttccccccctctccccttcccccctctccccttccccccctctccccttccccccctctccccttccccccctctccccttccccccctctccccttccccccctctccccttccccccctctccccttcccctctccccttccccctctcccctctccccttcccctctcctcatgcccccctcccccattccctttccccctttcttccccctctcccctttccccccctccacgCACGGGGTCCCCGTCCTCCCTCCCCGCCCACTCCAGGGGACGCATGGGCTTTAATGCGCTTCAgagctccctcgacattgtccccccttcccccaccccccacccatcaaTCACCCCCAGcccaggtttgatgggacagtgtagagggagctttactctgtatctaatcccctgtacctgccctgggagtgtttgatgggacagtgtagagggagctttactctgtatctaaccccctgtacctgccctgggagtgtttgatgggacagtgtagagggagattatctctgtatctaaccccctgtacctgccctgggagtgtttgatgggacagtgtagagagagctttactctgtatctaaccccgtgtacctgccctgggagtgtttgatgggacagtgtagagggagctttactctgtatctaaccccgtgtacctgccctgggagtgtttgatgggacagtgtagagggagctttactctgtatctaaccccgtgtacctgccctgggagtgtttgatggggacagtgtagagggagctttactctgtatctaaccccctgtacctgccctgggagtgtttgatgggacagtgtagaaggagctttgctctgtatctcaccccctgtacctgccctgggagtgtttgatgggacagtgtagagggagctttactctgtatctaaccccctgtacctgccctgggagtgtttgatgggacagtgtagagggagctttactctgtatctaaccccgtgctgtacctgccctgggagtgtttgatgggacagtgtagagggagctttactctgtatctcaccccctgtacctgccctgggagtgtttgatgggacagtgtagagggagctttactctgtatctaaccccctgtacctgccctgggagtgtttgatgggacagtgtagagggagctttactctgtatctaaccccctgtacctgccctgggagtgtttgacgggacagtgtagagggacctttattctgtatctaaccccctgtacctgccctgggagcttcTCTGAAAGTAACAGAGAGAAATTATCAGGGAAAAACTGCCTTAGCGAGAGCTTCACGAATGGATAAGGATTTCGGCAGTGTGCGTGGAATTTGACTGAAAAAAAAGTGACTCAATGAATAAACCTTAAAAACTGCTGATTTTTAAACGACCCTCACCGTGATGTGTGTCTGGGTGCAGCTTGTGTGGAGTTGTGGTGTTTAATGGGCCTCGAGTCTGCCCGTTATACGGACGCTTTCACCGTTGGGCGCGAGACAAGGCCGGTTGGTTTGATTTGCTGGTATTTATAATTCTGAAAGATGCGTGCAATAGGTCCACTGCCTGGTGTGTCGGACGCCTTAATTTACGTGCAAAAAAACCCACCACAATGAATATTAAACGTGACTATTCCGAAATGTGCTGGCCTCCGTATCCTCCTTCCGCGTTCCCTTTCATTCACTCTCGGTCGCCGCCCGCCGGCTATTCCACACCGTCAGCATCACACGGGAGTGCTGGTGTGTCCCCACACACAGGCTCGCGCGCATCAACACAAGGCTTgcgtttatatggcgcctttcacgaccaccggacgtcccaaagcgctttacatccaatggaaCACTTTTAttttttgagtgcagtcactgcAGTAATGTGCGAAACGCCAAATTGCgctcaggaagctcccacaaaccacaatgtgataatgacccagatctttTGTCTTTCGagctggtgattgagggataaagattggtctcaggacaccagggagaactcctcctgctcttcttcgaaatagtggccatgggatctattacatgaACCCCATGTatcgtccaaaagacagcacctccaaccatgcagcactccctcagtactgcccctccgacagtgcggcactccccctccgacagtgcggcgctccctcagtactgcccctccgacagtgcggcactccctcaatactgcctctccgacagtgcggcgctcactcagtaccgcctctccgacagtgcagcactccctcagtactatccctccgacagagcggcgctccctcagttttgcccctccgacagtgcggcactccctcagtactgcccctccgacagtgcggagctccctcagtaccgcccctccgacagtgcggcactccctcagtactgcccctccgacagtgcaggtctccctcagcactgcccctccgacagtgcggcgctccctcagttttgtccctccgacagtgcggagctccctcagtaccgcccctccgacagtgcggcactccctcagcactgcccctccgacagtgcggcgctccctcagttttgtccctccgacagtgcggagctccctcagcactgcccctccgacagtgcggcactccctcagtactgccctccggcagtgcggcactccctcaggtctgcccctccgacagtgcggcactccctcagtactgtccctccgacagtgcggcactccctcagtactgcccctccgacagtgcggcgctccctcaggtctgcactggagtgtcagcctcgattttcgtgctggagtgggacttgaacccacaaccttctgactgcgagACAAGAGTACTGCCCCCTGagccacacacacatgcatacacacaaggTGACACTTAGCTTCCCAATCGAGgctcatttgccttccgaattgctgGAGCAATCTCTTGAACCTTGCCATGTTTACGTGGCAATATGCTGCCACAGATCTCGATTAGCCGCTGCTGGCTAGTGACCGATTTATGAGCTGGATTAGATAAGCTTGTTTCTGGAGACTTCTGGCGACACAGCAGTCCGTCAAACATGTCAACAACCGAGCCTCACCCCTACCCTGTCTCCAAGCTCAGTGAACAACAacgtgaatttatatagcacctttaacgtagtgaaaagtcccaaggcgcttcacagcagtgttttgagaccaaaaatttgacaccgagccactgaaGGAAAAATTAGCGCAAGTGGCTAAAAGCTGGgtccaaagagggaggttttaaggagcgtcttgaaggaggagagagaggtagagaggcggagaggttaagggagggagttccagagcttggggcccaggcaacagaaggcacggccaccgatggtggagcgattataatcaggagggcAGATATCCTGTggagttgtggtgctggaggaggttacagagatagggaggggtgtaggggctggagggggttacagagatagggaggggtgtaggggctggaggaggttacagagatagggaggggtgtaggggctggaggaggttacagagatagggaggggtataggggctggaggaggttacagagatagggaggggtataggggctggaggaggttacagagatagggaggggtgtaggggctggaggaggttacagagatagggaggggtgtaggggttggaggaggttacagagatagggaggggtgtatggactggaggaggttacagagatagggaggggtgtaggggctggaggaggttacagagatagggaggggtgtaggggctggaggaggttacagagatagggagaggtgtaggggctggtggaggttacagagatagggatgggtgtaggggctggaggaggttacagagatagggaggggtgtaggggctggaggaggttacagagatagggaggggtgtaggggctggaggaggttacagaggtagggaggggtgttgggcataccccagacacgagactccccaaagcaagcgctctactcggaactccttcacggcaaacgagccaaaggtgggcagaggaaacgttacaggggaccaccctcaaagcctccctgataaagtgcaacatccccaccgacacctgggagtccctgggcccaaagaccaatccgcccggagtggaggaagtgcatccgggagggcgctgagcacctcgagtctcgtcgccgagagcgtgcagaaaccaagcgcaggcagcggaaggagcgtgcggcaaaccagtcccaccctccccttccctcaacgtctatctgtcccaccctccccttccctcaacgtctgtctgtcccaccctccccttccctcaacgtctgtctgtctgtcccaccctccccttccctcaacgtctgtctgtcccaccctccccttccctcaacgtctatctgtcccaccctccccttccctcaaccactgtctgtcccaccctccccttccctcaacgtctatctgtcccaccctccccttccctcaacgtctatctgtcccaccctccccttccctcaatgtctatctgtcccaccctccccttccctcaacgtttgtctgtcccaccctccccttccctcaacgtctatctgtcccaccctccccttccctcaacgtctgtctgtcccaccctccccttccctcaacgtctgtctgtctgtcccaccctccccttccctcaacgtctgtctgtcccaccctccccttccctcaacgtctatctgtcccaccctccccttccctcaaccactgtctgtcccaccctccccttccctcaacgtctgtctgtcccaccctccccttccctcaacgtctatctgtcccaccctccccttccctcaacgtctatctgtcccaccctccccttccctcaacgtctgtctgtcccaccctccccttccctcaacgtctatctgtcccaccctccccttccctcaacgtctatctgtcccaccctccccttccctcaaccactgtctgtcccaccctccccttccctcaacgtctatctgtcccaccctccccttccctcaacatctatctgtcccaccctccccttccctcaaccactgtctgtcccaccctccccttccctcaacatctatctgtcccaccctccccttccctcaaccactgtctgtcccaccctccccttccctcaaccactgtctgtcccaccctccccttccctcaacgtctatctgtcccaccctccccttccctcaacgtctgtctgtcccaccctccccttccctcaacgtctatctgtcccaccccccccttccctcaaccactgtctgtcccaccctccccttccctcaacgtctatctgtcccaccctccccttccctcaacgtctatctgtcccaccctccccttccctcaaccactgtctgtcccaccctccccttccctcaaccactgtctgtcccaccctccccttccctcaacttctatctgtcccaccctccccttccctcaaccactgtctgtcccaccctccccttccctcaacgtctgtctgtcccaccctccccttccctcaacgtctatctgtcccaccctccccttccctcaaccactgtctgtcccaccctccccttccctcaaccactgtctgtcccaccctccccttccctcaacgtctatctgtcccaccctccccttccctcaaccactgtctgtcccaccctccccttccctcaacgtctgtctgtcccaccctccccttccctcaacgtctatctgttccaccctccccttccctcaatcactatctgtcccaccctccccttccctcaacgtctatctgtcccacctgtgacagggactgtggttcccgtattggactgttcagtcaactgaGGACTCTctgatagagtggaagcaagtcttcctcgattccgagggactgccgatgatgatgacatgaggagaccattgggcccatcgagcccgtgctgtgtCGGCTCTGTGACAGAGAGCCCGTcgccccccccgctctttccccacagtccggcAAATTTCCccctccagtatttatccaattgttgctcagaattaacaaataaaacaaggcagccaattaacGCAAGTTCCTGGAATTAATTTCCTATTTGACGATCTTGTAAAAGGCACCAGTTCGATCTTCCCCATTACCCTCTCCCAGCCTTCCCCAATCACTGCCCTCCTctaccctccatctccctccctctcactaccCTTCCCACTCCCTCTTTCCCTGCACCTCGCTCCGCCtccacctcactccccctccctctctccctctcactctctctccgccctccacctctccccctccctctcactctctctccctccacctcgctCTGCCTCCCTCAtaatcactccccctctcactctcgccccctccacctcactccccctctctctcactctctctccgccctccacctctccccctccaactctccacctcgctccccctccctctccccctccttctcactctctctccgccctccacctctccccctccaactctccccctccctctcactctctctccctccacatcgctccccctccctctccctctctcaccgccctccacctctccccctccctctcactctctctcgctccacctcgctccccctccctctcactctctctccctccacctctctctccctccacctcgctccccctccctctccccctcttactctctctccgccctc from Pristiophorus japonicus isolate sPriJap1 unplaced genomic scaffold, sPriJap1.hap1 HAP1_SCAFFOLD_900, whole genome shotgun sequence includes these protein-coding regions:
- the pgap4 gene encoding post-GPI attachment to proteins factor 4; the protein is MKRRGDAGAGGGGAAAAALLRLLRFLLRPWAQVLLLYLLTFGLALPLLCHDLRHSRYFRRAAHLGRLTAAALEESRARGEEAARYFREAEGEDEVEGPPLRPDPRSPPPQLVVAIVTTARGQGGEYRYYLQVAAAFHRLLRQCPWCRGHRLFACNVHRRPRQHLEALAAARLVPTAHRFEEEGEGEGEGEDNLFEKEKRDYLYCLRKALTAYGPRHVLLVEDDALPREDFFPVLRDLLERRLRGREGEPLYVKLYHPERLQGYLHPEPARLLEWLGLGALGGWLLSAARRLATGRWPPWPAALLLGLWAMLAGELGGRHYLLQLRRLSPQLYALSPASSCCTPATLFPAPSARRVLAYLGAVHCRPGYAKDTALYGLLGAQGEWALVLEPNLVTHIGLYSTLRGFVGSPASEPRSPLSPPFPPLSPSSSPLPPPLPFPPLSPSPPPLPGGDIPEKHGKLTEFDPAHRGHRPGHSRASVEPGGGS